In Candidatus Rokuibacteriota bacterium, the sequence TCGAGATCTCTTCGAGGAGGTGGATGCTCAAAAGCTCGATCCTTTCGTGGCCGCGAGGTAGTCGTTCTTCGCGCGCTCGAGCAGCGCGATGATCTGCCGGCGCTCGGCGAGGACCCGCGTGGCCGTCTGGTGACGCGTCAGCGCGAGGAGCCCGAAGCCCAGCTGAGCCCGGAAGCCGCCGAGGCCTCTCAGGTAATGGTACGCGAGGATGCTGGTCACCGGAAGGGAGAGGAGAAAGGCCAGCGCCCAGAGCGCGCCGCCGACGCGCCAGACGAGCCACGTCTCGAGGCCCCAGAAGAGCGGCAGGGCGAACACGCTGACGAGGAGCCGCGTCGTGGCGTAGTTGGTTTCCTTGGTCGCCGTGCGCCGGGCGATCCAGCGCGGCACGAGGTACGGCAACCCGCTGGTCAGCGCCCCGTAGGCGAAGACCGGCAGCCCGACGGCGGCCTTCCACCCGCGCTGCAGGCGCCGGCGCGCCGGGCGGCGCGAGAGGCGCTCACGCACGGCCTGGTCCTTGATCGCGTAGGCCGCCAGCGTGGCGCGGTAGCGCTCGATGTGCTCGCGGAGCTCCTCGAGCCGCTCCGGCGCGTGCGTCTCGAAGTAGGCCGCGGCGTCCGCGATGGAGCGGGAGAGGCGGACGGTGTCGATCTGCCCCGTGGAGAAGCCGCGCTCCTCCTGGAGCTCGACCACGAGCTGGTCGCGGTAGAGACCCTCGACCTCGCGGACCAGCGCGGCGTGCTCGAACCGCTCCACGTGGACGATCTGCGCCTCCATGGTCCACTGGATAGCCGTGGTCAGCTCGTCCACGGC encodes:
- a CDS encoding lysophospholipid acyltransferase family protein; translation: MDKPDPFYALVRLVGRFWVWFLFRSVDVRNAAGVPHRGPVLLCINHPNNLIDSLLVGAVVDRKVHYLATAALFRNPIMARFLKAVGAIPVYRRQDDPDKMDKNVSTFEACVTTLAAGGLIGIYPEGTTHAESRVQRIKTGAARIALDYESRRRNGAPGEPLVLIPTGLAFDARKSFGGRVRVAFGEPLALAPYLDLYVQDPLKAVDELTTAIQWTMEAQIVHVERFEHAALVREVEGLYRDQLVVELQEERGFSTGQIDTVRLSRSIADAAAYFETHAPERLEELREHIERYRATLAAYAIKDQAVRERLSRRPARRRLQRGWKAAVGLPVFAYGALTSGLPYLVPRWIARRTATKETNYATTRLLVSVFALPLFWGLETWLVWRVGGALWALAFLLSLPVTSILAYHYLRGLGGFRAQLGFGLLALTRHQTATRVLAERRQIIALLERAKNDYLAATKGSSF